In Nitrospirota bacterium, a genomic segment contains:
- a CDS encoding C4-type zinc ribbon domain-containing protein: MRVKSEEWEAELNEQLRLLINLQNVDKKIQRLVEEKRIIPLKIAEVEKKLKNAEQALEDKKAQYKKKQQEKKEKEILLDDELQRLKKLKSRTSEIKTNKEYQAHMVEIETTEKLIGEAEEKLLTVMEQLEEWTLEINSAEERIVDALKEFQCKKEQLEADDSQMGELLNELKMERQKVTEGIERELYETYNTLLRVRGGLAVVPVEDGSCMGCRLQIPPQVFNDVKKNQDIITCSYCHRFLYWGEGLRPVGT, translated from the coding sequence GTGAGAGTTAAAAGTGAAGAGTGGGAAGCAGAATTGAATGAACAGTTGAGATTATTAATAAACTTGCAGAATGTAGACAAAAAGATTCAGAGACTTGTAGAAGAGAAGAGGATAATTCCATTAAAGATTGCTGAGGTAGAAAAGAAACTTAAGAATGCCGAGCAGGCATTAGAGGATAAGAAAGCACAGTATAAAAAAAAGCAACAGGAAAAGAAAGAAAAAGAAATATTACTCGATGATGAACTACAAAGGCTTAAAAAACTTAAATCGAGAACATCTGAGATAAAAACTAATAAAGAATATCAAGCACATATGGTTGAAATAGAGACTACAGAGAAACTTATAGGAGAGGCAGAAGAAAAGCTATTAACAGTTATGGAACAACTCGAAGAGTGGACTTTAGAGATAAACTCAGCAGAAGAGAGGATTGTTGATGCCTTAAAGGAATTTCAGTGTAAGAAGGAGCAGTTAGAGGCTGATGATTCACAGATGGGAGAATTACTCAATGAGCTTAAGATGGAAAGACAGAAGGTTACAGAGGGTATTGAGAGGGAACTATACGAGACCTATAATACTCTATTACGGGTAAGGGGGGGGCTTGCGGTTGTCCCTGTAGAGGATGGTTCCTGTATGGGTTGTCGGCTTCAGATACCGCCACAGGTTTTCAACGATGTAAAAAAAAATCAGGATATAATAACCTGTTCTTACTGTCATAGATTTCTTTACTGGGGAGAGGGTCTACGACCCGTGGGGACTTAA
- a CDS encoding reverse transcriptase-like protein, with translation LGWFKEFRIHHISREENREADSLANKAINGNAARTKAG, from the coding sequence CTTGGATGGTTCAAAGAATTTAGAATTCATCATATATCCAGAGAGGAAAATAGAGAAGCAGATTCTTTAGCAAATAAAGCTATTAACGGTAATGCGGCTCGCACTAAAGCAGGTTAG
- a CDS encoding ribonuclease HI family protein, with protein sequence MTRREVIIYTDGASRGNPGRAGVGVVIKDTKGNILKRLSEYVGVTTNNVAEYMALLTALNFVKQRVDSVTIFSDSELLVKQVKGEYKVRNKKLKAFYNSATAMLGWFKEFRIHHISREENREADSLANKAINGNAARTKAG encoded by the coding sequence ATGACTCGTAGAGAAGTTATCATTTATACCGATGGGGCATCGAGAGGCAATCCTGGAAGAGCAGGTGTTGGTGTTGTAATAAAGGATACAAAGGGTAATATCCTGAAAAGGCTATCGGAGTATGTTGGAGTTACTACAAACAATGTAGCAGAATACATGGCATTACTTACTGCCCTTAATTTTGTAAAACAGAGGGTAGATTCTGTCACTATATTTTCTGATTCAGAGCTTCTTGTGAAGCAGGTTAAGGGTGAATACAAAGTAAGGAATAAAAAACTAAAGGCTTTTTACAATAGTGCAACGGCGATGCTTGGATGGTTCAAAGAATTTAGAATTCATCATATATCCAGAGAGGAAAATAGAGAAGCAGATTCTTTAGCAAATAAAGCTATTAACGGTAATGCGGCTCGCACTAAAGCAGGTTAG